CGACAACGAGGCCGCAGGCGCCACCCGCGACGACCTCAAAGGCGCGGCATCGACTCAGACGCCCCCGCCATTGCCCGCGTCGTCCCGCTCCCCATCGAGGAGCTGGCAGAACGCGGGCGCAATCCGGCACACGAGCGATGGAAGCGGTGTGACTGCCTAGAGGATCCGACTGAGCAGGGGGATGGCGTAGACATCCTCAGGCCGGTCGACGGCCTCGCGGAGCTTCTGGACGGCGCGGCGCGCGTTAACCTCGCGCACCTCACCCGTAATTGCCACCGTGAAGTCGCCCTCGGCGCTGAGGCGGAAGACCTCCTCGGCATCGGCGTAGCAGGTCCGCAACGTATCCACGAGCAGCTTCTTGCGCCCGCGCTTGACGCCGGGCACGCGCAGGCTGTAGCGCCGCTCGACGGTGGACGTGTCGGCGAGCGGCAATGCTTTCTTGAGGTCTGGCCACCCCGGGTTGACGATCTCGGCGCCTATCGTGATGGTCCTGGCGATCTCGATCACGTCGGCCGCCACCGCGCTTGCCGTCGGGATCATACCTGCGCCCTTGCCGAACAGCCGCACCTCGCCGACGAAGTCGCCATGGAGTTCGATGCCATTGAATGCCCCATCGACCTGTCCAAGATGGTAGGCCTTCGGCACGAGCATTGGACCGACGCGCACGTCGTACGCGACGTCCGCCCCGCGAGTGCCTTCCTCACACGCGTGCGCCATGGCGATGAGCTTGACGTGATGGCCCATGCGCTCGGCGGCCGCGATGTCGGCCGGCGTGATCCGCGTAATGCCCTCGATGGGGATCTTTGTGAAGTCACACCACTGACCGAACGCGAACGTCGAGAGCAAGGAGATCTTGTGCGCTGCGTCCGTCCCGTTCAAATCGAGCGACGGATCGAGCTCGGCGTAGCCTTCCTTCTGCGCCACCTTGACCGCATGCTCGAGGTCCATCCCCTCGCTCGCCATGCGAGTGAGCACGAAGTTCGACGTCCCGTTGAGGATGCCTGTGATCGAGTCGATCCGGTTTGCCCGTAATGACTCGGTGAGCACCTCCACCACGGGCATTCCGCCGCCGACGGCCGCCTCGAACCGCACGAGCACGGCCGCCCTTCGGGCGGCTTCGAGAATCTCGCGGCCATGCGTGGCGAGCAGCGCCTTGTTCGCCGTCACGATGTGCTTGCCCGCGGCGATCGCTTCGAGCACGATGTCCTTGGCCACCGTCGTGCCGCCGACCGTCTCGACGACGATTCGGATACGCGGATCCGAGATCACGCTTGCCGAGCTCGTCGTCATCAACTTGCGGTCGACCCGGAACGCGCGCGGGCGATCGAGGTCGATGTCGCACACCGCGCGCAGGCCAAGCTCGATGCCGTAGCGCTCGCGGTAGAGCTTCGACTTCTCGATCAGGTTCTTGGCCGTGCCCGAACCGACCGTGCCGAATCCGATAATACCGACGCCGACCTGCGCCACGAGCCGCCTCCGGTTGCGTAAAACGATCGAGTACACCCTCAAGCAAGAACTGGGCCGGGAGAGTCGCACGTCGAGTCGCGCCTGTCAAGCACACCGGGAAGGCAGGAGGAGGGGGGAACAGCGGCGCCTCGGTCTGATCCGGGCAATCCGCACAGATCAGGAGTTCATCCCCGAACATCAACCTCATCGACGACGCCGACGATGACCGACCGCACGGGTGCCTGAGCGTCGCCCACCATCTGGCGTCCCGAGTTGCCCTCGTTAACCACGAGTACGCGGTCGCCCATGCCCGCGTTGACGAAGTCGAGCGCGATGTACGAGTTGCCGTGCTCGCGTCCGTCGAGGCCGAGCGGCTGCACCACGAGCAGCTTGTGCCCGTCATAGACCGGGTGGCGCACTGTTGCCACCACGTTGCCGATCACACGTGCGATGTGCATGACTCAAGTCCCATTTGGACACGTCACGGACGTATCACCGTCAGGCGGCATGTCGAGGCGCTGTCGCATGTCAAAGATGATGTAGTCCCTTGTTTCTTGATAGACCGCGTAGCGCCTCTCCAACAAGGCGGCCAGATCAGGCTGTTCACGGTACTCCCCGAGCCATCCGATGATGAAGAACTCGGGGGCCTCTTCTCTGATCATCTTGTCGAGGCGCTCCTCTGCGCTCATATCCGGGAGCCCGATATCCCGTAGCACCTTCAGATCGCCTCGAGTATACCAACGGCTCCCCGCGAGCTTCGCGTGGTAGGTGAGGATCGCACCGTAATAGTAGTCGAGACTGATGGTCTTCATACTATGGTTCACGACCGTGCCGATTTCCTTGCGGACCGCGATGTCGTGTTGATACTTCGGATTCGCCCGTTCCCACACGAGCGGTTCAACAGAGACCAAGATCATTACGACCAGCGCACTCCACGTGACCAAGCGCTGCCATCTCGGATTCGGTAAGTGGCGAAGCCAGTCCAAGAGCAACTTGATGAGCGGGACAAGACTGAGAGCAGAGATGGGGATCAGCATGAGCTGATACCGATCGTGCGTGTAGATCTTCCACGAGAAGGTCAGGCCAAGGACGATGTAGCCGATCCAAAGCCCGAGCAGCATCGCCCGGAAACGCTTGACCGGACACAGAAAGGCGCCCAACAATCCCCCAGCAACGAGCGGGAACCCAATCCGCGACCCGATCTTCTCAAGCCAGCCGTGCCAGAAAAGGGGATACAGGTACAACGAAGGTCGGAAATTCCTCTCGGCTACCCAGTGAATATACGTCTCCGAAAACATCCGGTGGGTGACATAGAACAGCGTTGGGATCGCAACGACGACGAAGAAGAACACGTAGCGCCATCTCACGCATCGCGCGACCGACTTCTCATGCTGGAGCATCAACGCGATGAAGGCCACAAAAACCGGACACGCATTGACCCCCGGTTTGAGGAACACGGCCACAGCAGAGACTGCTGCCGCGCCGACCAGCCAGCCCCATGATTGCCTCTCAGAATACGAGTAGATGGTCCAGAGACTGACCAGCAGGGAGAAGATGAGCAATGGACCGGGAATCAGGCCTCGACTTCCTTGAATCCCGTATGGGGCAAAAAGGTACAGGACTGTTGAGAGAAACGCCGCATCCCGAGACGCAACTCGACGGACCAGGCTATGGAGGAACGCTCCGCCGATGACCCAGAAAAGGATCGACCAGGAACGCGCGAGCCAGAGGTGCTCGCCGCCGACGATGGCATAGACGCACGCAGAAAGGTGCTCAATAATCGGCGGTTCGAGAAACGGTGTGGCCACCAGATTCGCCGCGGCAACTTCGCGTTCCCACTTCGGGATGGACTCGTTATCCCGGTAGTAGAACGCGCGGGCAATGAGGGCGGACCGGTACTGGCGCTGACAGTCGATCTCGATTCGCTCGGCGTGGTAGTCCATCGGCGGGCTGGAAATCCGGTCGAACCGAACGGCAAGCGCCGCGACAACAAATGCGCCGATCACGAGAAACCGGGCCCATCGTCTGCGCGGGAGAAGAGACGATCGTGCAGACTCATCCGGCGTGTTTGATGCCACCATCATTCCTCGTCGTCTCCTTTCGGCAGCCTCGTGACGTGGTCTTGGTCGATGCGCTTCCTGATGTCGTAGATGATGCAATCGGCCGTGTCATGGAGTTTGTGGTATTGTGTCTCAAGAAGCGCGCGAAGGTCTGGCTGGTTCGAGAAGCCCTTGATGATGAGGATGACAAAACAGTCGGCGCAATGCGCCTGCCTCTTCTCGTCGAGGAGCTTCGCCGTGGAGGGGAAAGGCACTCCCAAACGTCTGCGGGTTTCGATGTCGTGGCTCGTCGGCCACCACGAGCCGGCTACGCCCCCGCAATAACGCAGGATGTCGCCATACTCCAGGTCCAGGATGATCGTTCTATCGCTGTGATTAATCAGCTCCCCGACCTCACGCCGCACATCGGCAGCGTGTTTGTCCGACCTGTTGGTGTTGGTCCAAAGCACCGGCTCTACGGCGTCGGCAACGGCAACAAGTATTGCACCCCGTGCGGCCACTGGGATCTCCAGCTTACGCGTGCGCTCCAGTCCATCTGCCCCGATGCGATGCCCCTGGTCGGACGCGTCGTATGCTCGAATCCAGTAGAAGGACTGGGCCAGAACAGCCGAACGGAGTTGGCGTTGCGCGCTGAAATCCAGGGGTGGTCCTGCTGTCCTGTAAGCTTGGACGGCGAGGGTCGCCATGCAGAAGACAAGGAGGAGTACAAGACGCCAGAGCTGGCTGGAAGGCAGGAGAACGGTTGGGCCATTGTTCAGAGCACCCTCTGGTTTTGAGACGTGCAACGCGACACCTCTGAGCCGGTCAACCATGGTGTGATCTGAAGACACCGCGTGGATGCTTACGTTTGAGGCGCTCGGTGATCGGCACGAACCAGTCGCCGGCGAGCCGGCCAATCGGGCTGAACTTCGTCACGTCCGGCTTGCCGCGCGTGAGGAGGGCATCGTCGACGTGAATGACGACCACCTTGCCGATCGTGAGCACGTTGCCGCCCTTCTGGGTCAGTTTGCTCAGCGGAATCTGGCGCCACAGGCGGCACTCGAGGCTCACGGGCGACGCGGCGATCCGCGGCGGATGCACGGCCGACGATTTCACCGTCTTGAGCCTGGTCATTTCGAGCTCGCTCACTTCACTCGTGTGGTGTCCGCTCGCCGCCACCACATCGTTGAGCAATTCCTCGGTCACCACGTTGACGACGAACTCGTTCGACGTCTCGATGTTGAGCACCGTGCAGATCTTGCCGAGCTCGCGCGTGCCGGCGCTGAACGCCACCATCGGCGGGTCTTCGTTGACGACCGTGAAGAAGCTGTGCGGCGTTGCCCGGACAATGCCCTCAGGGCTCACCGTCGTGATGAACGCGATCGGCCGCGGCACGACAACCGTCTCGAGAATCTCGTACGCCCGTTTCGGTGAGAGGTCTTCTGCCTTGTAGATCATCCTCGTGCTCCCAGGGTGTATCCATTCCCGTCAGTACGCGGCCGTGTCTCGCGACGGCCTTATCCATCCTCCCGCTTCTCGCGGATCGCCATGAGCATCGGCCAGTTGCCGAGCACGTACTCGATGCCGGAGAAGAAAGTCACCAACGTCGCCACGAGCATGAGCCACCACGAGATCGTCTGCACTCTGATCCACGCCGGCTCCCACCCGACGATCTGCGTGAACACCACCAGCGCGATGATCAGGTTGACCACCGTGCCCTGGACGATGGCCTTGAGCTTGCCGCTCCAGCGCGCCGCGATCACCACGTTGCTCAGCACCCCGAAGTTACGCAGCACGGCCACCGTAATGTCGCGGTAGAAAATGATGGCCAGCATCCAGATTTCGGCTAGCCCGCTCGCCAGGAAGCACAGGAACGCCGTGAACCGGAACATCGTGTCGGCGAACGGATCGAGCAGCTTGCCGATATTGGTTACGATCCGCCACCGCCGCGCCAGCCGCCCGTCGAGCAGGTCGGACGCCTCGGCCAGCACCACGACAACGAATGCGCCGATCAGCCACCCGTTCGGCGCCGGCCTGGCCGTCCCGCCCGTACGAACGAGCATCCCGCCAGCGTACCAGAACGCGACGAAGATCGGGCTCAGCACGATGCGAATCGCCGTAATGGAATTCGGGAGGTTCATACCAGTCCTCTCACACCCGCCTCACGGCGAGAATGTACGCGACCCGCGTAATGCTGTCAATGACGAGCAGGAGCCCAGATCGTCGAAAAGAGCTGGCTGGCCGGCTGGATAGACTCGTATCAGCCCTGCCAGGGACGTGTGGGAATAGCTGCGGGCGCAAGCCCGTGGGGCAAGGCCAAACGAAGCATCCCGAGCTCCCTTGAGGGGCGATTGATCCCTCGCCTCGACGAGAAAGGCCCATCATCCGGAAACCTGAGCGCGGCCGGATGTGCAGGCAAGGAGGGGGTAGAGGAGCAGCGGAATCCGATACGCAGGTAAGAGGAGAGCAGGGAGCCCGCCTTTTACGCCCGGTTCTGTTCCATCCTTCCTCGTTCCTGCTTCCGCTCTCTCCTCTGCCCGTTCACGTGTTCGCCTCCCAACCGCTTCCACTAAAGCGTTGACACCTGAGCAGCCTTCTCCTAAACATGGCGCTCTGTCGATGGCCCAGGGGGCCGACACGACGAGACACAGCCATCTGGAGGCATCACGGTGGAGCGCACGCTGACAAATCAGGCCAAGGAGCATATCGGCCACACGATCCTGCTCAAGGGGTGGGTGCATCGCATCCGCGCGCTCGGCGCGGTCAACTTCCTCATTCTGCGAGACCGCAAGGGCCTTATCCAATGCGTGTGCGACAAGAAGACCATCGACCTGGTCGGCGTCGGCCACGAATCCGTCGTTGAGGTCGAGGGCGAGGTCAAGGCCGACGAGCGCGCCTTCGGCGGCGTCGAGATCGTGGTCAGGAAGCTCAGCGTCATCGTCGCCGTCAAGGAGACGCCGCCCATCGAGGTCAACCAGAAGCTCGAGATCAGCAAGCTGGGCCTCGAGACCATGCTCAACTACCGGCCGATCAGCCTGCGCCACCTCGACGTTCGCGACATCTGGCGTGTCGAGGCGGAGTTCATCTGGGCCTTCCGCGAATATCTCAAGAGCGAGGGCTTCATGGAGGTCAAAACCTCGAGGATCGTCGGCGGCGCCACCGAGGGCGGTGCCAACGTCTTCGAGATCAAGTACTTCGGGCGCAAGGCGTACCTGGCTCAGTCACCGCAGTTCTACAAGCAGATCATGGTCGGCAGCGGCTTCGAACGCGTATTCGAGGTCGGCATGGTCTACCGCGCAGAGCCGCATGCGACAGCGCGCCACCTTAACGAGTACATGTCGCTCGACTACGAGATGGGCTTTATTCGCGACGAGCAAGACGTGATCGACATGGAGATCGCCTGCCTCAAGCACATGTTCAGGCACGTCGAGGCCACCTGCGCCGATGTGCTCGAGAAGTTCGGCGTCAAGGTGCCCACCTTTGAGACCATCCCGCGCATCAAGCTCAAGGAAGCGTTCCAGATCCTCATTGATGAGTTCGACTACAAGCAGGAAGACGTCCACGACCTCGACCCCGAGAGCGAGCGCCTGCTCTGCCAGCACTTCGGCAAGACTCACGGCGCACCGCTCGTCTACGTGTCGAACTACCCGATCGAGAAGCGGCCCATGTACACCATGCCCGACTTCGACGACCCCGGCACAACGCGTTCGTTCGACCTGCTTTACAATGGGCTCGAGATCACCACGGGCAGCCAGCGTATCCACGAGTATCAGATGCTCGTCGACAACATGCGCAAGTTCGGTCTCAACCCGGACGATTTTTCCGACTATCTGATGACCTTTAAGTACGGCATGCCGCCGCACGGCGGGCTCGCCATCGGCGCCGAGCGCATCACCGCGCGCCTGCTCGAACTGCCTAACATCCGTGAGGCGTCGCTCTTCCCGCGCGACCTCAACCGCACGACGCCCTAGCGGGGCGCTGCGCCCCTGAGCAGACGTCACCTGGAGCGCATCGCGCCCTCTCGTTCCTGGCACAGAACGTGCATTTCCGACCGCCGAGGTCGTGATATGCCAACGGACGACGCCCAGACGGTCAACATTGCCGACATGGTCGGGGAAGCCGCCTCCATCCTGGAAGCGCTCCCGCAGCCTGCCTTCATCAAGGACGCCGCCTCCGTCTACCTCTGGGCCAGCAAGGCCTGGGCTGGCCTGATGGGACTCGATCCTGCCCAGATCGCCGGCAAGACTGACGCCGAGCTCTTCCCGTCCGAGGTGGGGCTGGCCCACAGCGAGCCGGCCCGGTGCGCGCTCCGGTCGGGTCATTCCTGTCAGAAAGTCATCGTCCTGGAGATGCACACCCGCGGCAAGCAGCATGTCCAGGTCACCGCCTCGCCGATCCCCGGGCCTGACGGCATCCCGATCGGCGTGCTTGGCACGGCACGCGACGTCACCGAGTCGTTCGAGCCGGCCGGCGAGCTCCCGAGCGCCACCGGCTACCGCGACGCTATGGCGCTCTGCACCCGCTCGCTGCTCATGTCCACGGCCTCCGGCGAAGCCATCACCCGCTTTCTCCAGCACTTGGGCGAGATCAGCCGCGTCCACGCCGTCACTGTCTTCGAGCACTTCACCACGCCTGAGGGCGAGCTGTGCTTCCGGCCCCGCTACAACTGGACCAGTCGGGCATGCAGACGCACCTGCCGCGAACGCGCCGCCGGCGCCTACGGCCCCTGGCTGGTGCGCTGGCACGAGATGCTCTCGATGGGGCTGCCCGTGCAGGGCACGCTCGAGACGCTCCCGCCCGAGGAGAGCGCTGTCCTGGCCGACGAAGGCATTCAGTCCGTCCTGCTCTTGCCGCTCGAGGTCAACGGCCGCGCCTGTGGCTTCATCCGCCTGGTCCACTGCGCGGAGCCGTACCACTGGGATGATGCCGAGGTTCAACTGCTCTCAATCGCCGCCGAAAGCCTCAGCGCCTTCCTGATGCGCATGGAGTCCGACAAGGCGCTCCGCGCCAAGATCGAGGAGCAGGAAGCCCTCTGGCGAGCCACGCCCGACCTGCTCCATATCAAGGACAAGGACTCGGTCTACATCATGGCGAACCGAGCCTTCGCCGAGTTCCTCGGCACCCCCCTCGATGAGATCGCCGGCAAGACCGACTTCGATCTCTTCCCCTGCGACAAAGCGAGCAAGTTCCGCGGCGAGGACCGCGCCGTCCTCGAGACCGGTGTCACGCTCCGCAACCTCGACGAGACGCTCGTGGGCGCAGACCATCAGCCCATCCGTGCCATCACAACCAAGGTACCGCTGCGCGACGCGAACGGCGCCGTAACCGGGGTCATTGGGATCACGCGTGACGTGACCGAGCGGGCCGAGCTCGAACGGCAGGTCCGTTTGGCGCAGAAAATGGAATCGATCGGCACGCTCGCCGCGGGCGTCGCGCACGACTTCAACAACCTGCTCACCTCGATCCTCGGCTTCGCCCATCTCTCCCTGCCCAGGCTCGACGAGGCCGATCCCGTGCATCGCTACATGAGCCACGTCGTGAGCGCCGGCACCCGCGCCCAGGACCTCGTGCGACAGCTTCTTACCTTCAGTCGCCAAGTCGAGGCCGAACGCAGGCCGATCCTGCTCACGCCCATCCTCAAGGAGACCGTCAAGTTCCTCCAGAGCACCCTGCCGGCCAATGTCGAGATCGTCACCCGCTTCCCCGAGGACGTGCCGCGTATCGAGGCCGATCCAACCCACATGCACCAGGTGCTGATGAACCTGTGCGTCAACGCCGCCCATGCCATGCCCGACGGCGGTACACTGACCCTGCAGCTCGACGTTGACATCTGCACGACGGCACCTCCAGCCGGCAACGCGCCGGCACCCCGCTGGGTCGTGCTGAAGGTTCGGGACACCGGCTGCGGCATGGACGAGGCAACCCGGACCCGCATCTTCGAGCCGTTCTTCACCACAAAGGCACCGGGGACCGGCACCGGCCTGGGCTTGTCGACCGTCTACGGCATTGTCGAGGACACCGGCGGCACCATCGAGGTGGAGTCCGCGCCCGGCCAGGGCACGACCTTCACTATCCGAATGCCCGCGGCGGCCGAGGGCGCGCGAGTCGAGGACAAGGAGGAACACACGCCCTCCAGGGGCGGGACCGAAACCGTGCTGCTTGTCGAGGATCAGCCCGACGTGCTCGAGCTCGGACGCGAGACCCTCGAGCAGGCCGGCTATACCGTCCTCACCGCCGCCGACGGCGCGGAGGCGCTCTCGATCTACGAACAACGCGGTACTGAGATCGACCTGCTCGTTACCGACGCCACCATGCCGCGCATGACGGGCACCCAGCTCATCCATCACGTGCTGATGGCCCTCAGAAGCGACGCCAAGATTGTGCTCTGCAGCGGGCACATCGTCCGCGAGGACGACCGCCGCACCATCGAGCAGGCCGGCGGGACGATCCTCCACAAGCCCTTCATCCCTGCTCAGCTCCTCGCTGCCGCCCGCCACGTGCTCGATGCGCAGCCGGCCGTACGAGAGCCTTGACCGCAGCATGTTCCTCTCCCTAGAATGAGGAGGCTGGAACAAGCCAGTGGCTGGCCGGGGTGAAGCCATGAGACAAGGACTAGCCTGTACGATCCTGCTCGTCGGGGGACTCCTCCTCTCGGGATGTCTCAGCTCCTACTCGAGGGAGTATGTAACGCGGATTACCATTAACTCGGAGCCGCAGGGGGCCGAGTTCCGCCCGTGTATGGTTAGCGGACAAACCGGCCCTGTTATTGCCACGACGCCTTTTGCCATGAACGTCTGTGTGAAGGTGTTCGGCAGCGGGATGGTGGAAGACGCACACTCCCGGGTCTGGGGATCGGCGGGCACGGTTGTGGCCCCCTTCAGCAGTTGGTCTTTGGCTAGGGGCAACGTCTACAACCTGGCCCTGTCCGGCTTTGTCGAGAAAGAAGGCCACGAACGGGTCCGCTTCCACGAGATCCATCACAACAAGGACCTGGACTCCGATTTCACGCTCCCGTACCAGGGCATCGCCGAGTTCTCGAACCGCAAAGCCCCGCCCCGCTGCATTACCGTGACGGTTCAGCTCATCCCCGCGAGCAACGCGCCGTCCGCCGCTGCCAAGAGAGAGCAGCCCGCGCAGTTGGCCGTCTCCTACGACCGCGCCGATGCAATCCCGCCGCGTCTGGGTACGCTCGTTGTCACCAGTGATCCCCCGGGCGCTCTCGTCTATGTCGATGACAAGCTCGTGGGCGAGACCCCCTGCACGCTGACTCCTTTTGACGGTTTCTACGACGTGCACGTTGTAGACCAGGAACGAGGTGAGTACCGGCAGACGGTTCGGGTCGTCGCCGACACCGAGGTCTGTGTCCAAGCGTCTTGCACGCCGCCGGGCCAGTAGCTGCGAGCATTCCACCGCGTCACCAGCAGAGGCAGCGGCCCTGCACCCCGTGTCCCCCGTCTTTAGTGTGCGCGATCAGGGTCTGCGATGCGGTGGCCCCGCTATTCTGTCGGGGCCTCGCCGCCAAAACGCTGCGGCGAGATCATGTTCCCGAATCGCGCGCTGGCGTCGAGAAGCCGCTCACGTTGTTCGGCCAGGATGCGGAGCAACTCGGGCGGAGCATCGGCGACGTGTTCGCGATGAAACTTCTCGACGCGGTCCAGTTTTGCCAGGTTCTCTTCGACGCGGATGGTGAACTGCCTCTCATAGTCCTCGGGCGTGTACTCCTGGTTGAGGACTTCCCTGAACAGGCGGCGAAGGTCCTCGAAGCACGGAATGCTGCCGGTCGGGGTGTGAACGCAGCCCACCTCGTCGTGCACGCGCAACTCCATCCACTTGACCCAGACGTGCTTGTCGCGGATGCCGTTGACGAATCGGCCTTCCTTGTCGCGCAGGAAGTAGTTGACGCCGAACACGAGCGGCGGTCTCCCGAGCCTTCCGCCGAACTCCAGGTTGTTGCGGATGTATTTGCCGAGCGAGATGGCCACGAAGTCCTGAATGCTCATCAGGTTGATCTCGGGCACGCCCTCCCGGCCGACGGTGGCAAAGGTGGTCTCCGTCTCGAGCGAAGCGCCGTAGGCGATGATCCCGTGTTGCCATGAGAAGCTCTGCTGGCAGGGGACATAGGCTTTGGCGTCGCGCCCGCCGTACATGATTCCGGCCAGCGGGACCCCCTGGGCGTTGTCCAGTTCCTGGTCGCAGTTGGCCATTGCCTTGAGCGACAGGGCGTACCGGGCGTTCTTGTGGGCGCACGGAATCTCGACGCCCTTTGCGTCTTTCTTCCCTTTGTGCCAGCGACCGGAGAAGTTCTCGCCGTCAGCCGGGACGTCGACGCCCATGCCGAGCCAGTACGGCCTTCCGTCCTTGACCAGCACGTTAGAGAAGACCACGTCGCCGGGTTTCGTCAGCGCGTCCCAGATCGCCGGGTCGTCTTTGGCGTTGACATTCTGAAGAATACCGAAGATGCCCGCTTCGGCGTTGGCCGCCATGCAGCGGTCACCGACGGCACGGAGGTAGGCGATGTCGTCTCCGAGGATGGTTTCGCCACGGAGCATGGCCGTCGAGGTCTTGCCGCACGCGCTGGGGAACGCGCCGGCCAGGTACGTCTTGCGTCCGCCGGGCCCGCGCACCCCCAGGAGGAACATGTGCTCAGCCAGCCACCCCTCGCGGTCCG
This is a stretch of genomic DNA from Verrucomicrobiota bacterium. It encodes these proteins:
- a CDS encoding homoserine dehydrogenase; translated protein: MAQVGVGIIGFGTVGSGTAKNLIEKSKLYRERYGIELGLRAVCDIDLDRPRAFRVDRKLMTTSSASVISDPRIRIVVETVGGTTVAKDIVLEAIAAGKHIVTANKALLATHGREILEAARRAAVLVRFEAAVGGGMPVVEVLTESLRANRIDSITGILNGTSNFVLTRMASEGMDLEHAVKVAQKEGYAELDPSLDLNGTDAAHKISLLSTFAFGQWCDFTKIPIEGITRITPADIAAAERMGHHVKLIAMAHACEEGTRGADVAYDVRVGPMLVPKAYHLGQVDGAFNGIELHGDFVGEVRLFGKGAGMIPTASAVAADVIEIARTITIGAEIVNPGWPDLKKALPLADTSTVERRYSLRVPGVKRGRKKLLVDTLRTCYADAEEVFRLSAEGDFTVAITGEVREVNARRAVQKLREAVDRPEDVYAIPLLSRIL
- a CDS encoding EutN/CcmL family microcompartment protein, which codes for MHIARVIGNVVATVRHPVYDGHKLLVVQPLGLDGREHGNSYIALDFVNAGMGDRVLVVNEGNSGRQMVGDAQAPVRSVIVGVVDEVDVRG
- a CDS encoding glycosyltransferase family 39 protein, which gives rise to MMVASNTPDESARSSLLPRRRWARFLVIGAFVVAALAVRFDRISSPPMDYHAERIEIDCQRQYRSALIARAFYYRDNESIPKWEREVAAANLVATPFLEPPIIEHLSACVYAIVGGEHLWLARSWSILFWVIGGAFLHSLVRRVASRDAAFLSTVLYLFAPYGIQGSRGLIPGPLLIFSLLVSLWTIYSYSERQSWGWLVGAAAVSAVAVFLKPGVNACPVFVAFIALMLQHEKSVARCVRWRYVFFFVVVAIPTLFYVTHRMFSETYIHWVAERNFRPSLYLYPLFWHGWLEKIGSRIGFPLVAGGLLGAFLCPVKRFRAMLLGLWIGYIVLGLTFSWKIYTHDRYQLMLIPISALSLVPLIKLLLDWLRHLPNPRWQRLVTWSALVVMILVSVEPLVWERANPKYQHDIAVRKEIGTVVNHSMKTISLDYYYGAILTYHAKLAGSRWYTRGDLKVLRDIGLPDMSAEERLDKMIREEAPEFFIIGWLGEYREQPDLAALLERRYAVYQETRDYIIFDMRQRLDMPPDGDTSVTCPNGT
- a CDS encoding flavin reductase family protein, translating into MIYKAEDLSPKRAYEILETVVVPRPIAFITTVSPEGIVRATPHSFFTVVNEDPPMVAFSAGTRELGKICTVLNIETSNEFVVNVVTEELLNDVVAASGHHTSEVSELEMTRLKTVKSSAVHPPRIAASPVSLECRLWRQIPLSKLTQKGGNVLTIGKVVVIHVDDALLTRGKPDVTKFSPIGRLAGDWFVPITERLKRKHPRGVFRSHHG
- the pgsA gene encoding CDP-diacylglycerol--glycerol-3-phosphate 3-phosphatidyltransferase, with the protein product MNLPNSITAIRIVLSPIFVAFWYAGGMLVRTGGTARPAPNGWLIGAFVVVVLAEASDLLDGRLARRWRIVTNIGKLLDPFADTMFRFTAFLCFLASGLAEIWMLAIIFYRDITVAVLRNFGVLSNVVIAARWSGKLKAIVQGTVVNLIIALVVFTQIVGWEPAWIRVQTISWWLMLVATLVTFFSGIEYVLGNWPMLMAIREKREDG
- the aspS gene encoding aspartate--tRNA(Asn) ligase, which produces MERTLTNQAKEHIGHTILLKGWVHRIRALGAVNFLILRDRKGLIQCVCDKKTIDLVGVGHESVVEVEGEVKADERAFGGVEIVVRKLSVIVAVKETPPIEVNQKLEISKLGLETMLNYRPISLRHLDVRDIWRVEAEFIWAFREYLKSEGFMEVKTSRIVGGATEGGANVFEIKYFGRKAYLAQSPQFYKQIMVGSGFERVFEVGMVYRAEPHATARHLNEYMSLDYEMGFIRDEQDVIDMEIACLKHMFRHVEATCADVLEKFGVKVPTFETIPRIKLKEAFQILIDEFDYKQEDVHDLDPESERLLCQHFGKTHGAPLVYVSNYPIEKRPMYTMPDFDDPGTTRSFDLLYNGLEITTGSQRIHEYQMLVDNMRKFGLNPDDFSDYLMTFKYGMPPHGGLAIGAERITARLLELPNIREASLFPRDLNRTTP
- a CDS encoding PAS domain-containing protein → MPTDDAQTVNIADMVGEAASILEALPQPAFIKDAASVYLWASKAWAGLMGLDPAQIAGKTDAELFPSEVGLAHSEPARCALRSGHSCQKVIVLEMHTRGKQHVQVTASPIPGPDGIPIGVLGTARDVTESFEPAGELPSATGYRDAMALCTRSLLMSTASGEAITRFLQHLGEISRVHAVTVFEHFTTPEGELCFRPRYNWTSRACRRTCRERAAGAYGPWLVRWHEMLSMGLPVQGTLETLPPEESAVLADEGIQSVLLLPLEVNGRACGFIRLVHCAEPYHWDDAEVQLLSIAAESLSAFLMRMESDKALRAKIEEQEALWRATPDLLHIKDKDSVYIMANRAFAEFLGTPLDEIAGKTDFDLFPCDKASKFRGEDRAVLETGVTLRNLDETLVGADHQPIRAITTKVPLRDANGAVTGVIGITRDVTERAELERQVRLAQKMESIGTLAAGVAHDFNNLLTSILGFAHLSLPRLDEADPVHRYMSHVVSAGTRAQDLVRQLLTFSRQVEAERRPILLTPILKETVKFLQSTLPANVEIVTRFPEDVPRIEADPTHMHQVLMNLCVNAAHAMPDGGTLTLQLDVDICTTAPPAGNAPAPRWVVLKVRDTGCGMDEATRTRIFEPFFTTKAPGTGTGLGLSTVYGIVEDTGGTIEVESAPGQGTTFTIRMPAAAEGARVEDKEEHTPSRGGTETVLLVEDQPDVLELGRETLEQAGYTVLTAADGAEALSIYEQRGTEIDLLVTDATMPRMTGTQLIHHVLMALRSDAKIVLCSGHIVREDDRRTIEQAGGTILHKPFIPAQLLAAARHVLDAQPAVREP
- a CDS encoding PEGA domain-containing protein is translated as MNVCVKVFGSGMVEDAHSRVWGSAGTVVAPFSSWSLARGNVYNLALSGFVEKEGHERVRFHEIHHNKDLDSDFTLPYQGIAEFSNRKAPPRCITVTVQLIPASNAPSAAAKREQPAQLAVSYDRADAIPPRLGTLVVTSDPPGALVYVDDKLVGETPCTLTPFDGFYDVHVVDQERGEYRQTVRVVADTEVCVQASCTPPGQ